A window of Parasynechococcus marenigrum WH 8102 contains these coding sequences:
- a CDS encoding DUF883 family protein — MDAQPNGSSDHHFRERFDSLLPSIRRRWPDLAQHTLEATRGSMDEVVRLIEQNTGLTPQGVREQLEELMHSAGEGGRHLADSLDPLEQQLEQLLDELNTTLRPRIEQPVRQRPLLAVGVALGVGVLIGSLLSGGRRS; from the coding sequence ATGGACGCGCAGCCCAACGGCAGCTCCGATCATCATTTCCGCGAGCGCTTTGACAGCCTGCTGCCGAGCATCCGTCGCCGCTGGCCGGACCTGGCCCAGCACACCTTGGAAGCAACTCGAGGAAGCATGGATGAGGTGGTGCGCTTAATCGAGCAGAACACTGGACTGACCCCCCAGGGGGTGCGGGAGCAGCTTGAGGAGCTGATGCACTCAGCGGGAGAAGGGGGACGTCATCTGGCCGATAGTCTTGATCCGCTGGAACAGCAGTTGGAGCAGCTGCTGGATGAGTTGAACACAACCCTGCGGCCTCGGATTGAACAGCCTGTGCGGCAGCGGCCCCTGCTGGCCGTGGGCGTAGCCCTTGGGGTGGGTGTGCTAATCGGCTCGCTGCTCAGTGGCGGACGGCGTTCTTGA
- a CDS encoding phage holin family protein, whose amino-acid sequence MTDSQQQPRGFGAAARVTALAASVMDLHVRMALQEVDREKRRLISGGLFMAIGGTSMLLALLAGEVALVLWIQQTWSLSLSQALLALASANLVLAGISLRIGGQVLKAPFLPQTLEGLSRTVRAVLGRD is encoded by the coding sequence ATGACCGATTCCCAACAACAACCGCGAGGATTCGGAGCCGCTGCACGGGTGACGGCATTGGCGGCCTCTGTGATGGATCTGCACGTGCGGATGGCCCTGCAGGAGGTGGATCGGGAGAAGCGCCGGTTGATCAGTGGTGGGCTGTTCATGGCCATCGGTGGCACCTCGATGCTGTTGGCGCTGCTGGCCGGCGAGGTGGCTCTGGTGCTGTGGATTCAACAGACCTGGAGCCTGAGCCTGAGTCAGGCCTTGCTGGCTCTGGCCAGCGCCAACCTCGTACTGGCGGGTATCAGCCTGCGCATCGGCGGTCAGGTGCTCAAAGCACCGTTCCTGCCACAGACCCTTGAAGGTCTGAGCCGAACGGTGCGAGCCGTACTGGGTCGCGATTAA
- a CDS encoding THUMP domain-containing class I SAM-dependent RNA methyltransferase, whose amino-acid sequence MGRGNRLNGVAVLPQGLETLGCDELVALGAHGVQPLRRAAAFQADMACLYRLHLQARLPFRLLREMAVFPCQGRADLYDGISNALNWEQWLHPSMSFRVDVTGTAPGLNHSHYSALQVKNTLVDLQRELWGERSSIDLAHPDLALHLHLNRGGAVLSLDGSGVSLHRRGYRAAMGAAPLKENLAAGLIQLTGWDGRMPLVDPFCGSGILLIEAVTMALQQAPGLGRQFGLEGWADFDRELWEREHARARQRRRSDLDLAPVVGYEQDPLIADQARDNIRAAGLDGLISIHSGSFEQQTLPPGPGLLVCNPPYGHRVGSEDDLEQLYRLLGSFVREQASGWQLWLLSGNASLTGALRLKASRRIPVSNGGIDCRWLNYGIR is encoded by the coding sequence TTGGGTCGAGGGAACCGTCTCAATGGCGTGGCGGTGCTGCCCCAGGGGCTGGAAACGCTGGGCTGCGACGAACTAGTCGCTTTGGGGGCCCATGGAGTCCAGCCCCTGCGCCGGGCAGCAGCGTTTCAGGCCGACATGGCCTGCCTCTATCGGCTGCACCTACAAGCTCGACTGCCGTTCCGCCTGCTGAGGGAGATGGCGGTTTTTCCCTGTCAGGGCCGGGCTGATCTTTACGACGGCATCAGCAACGCGCTGAATTGGGAGCAGTGGCTGCATCCCTCGATGAGCTTCCGAGTGGACGTGACCGGAACAGCGCCAGGGTTGAACCACAGCCACTACTCCGCGCTGCAGGTGAAGAATACTCTGGTGGATCTGCAACGGGAGCTTTGGGGAGAGCGTTCGTCGATCGACCTGGCTCATCCAGACCTGGCTCTGCATCTCCACCTGAACCGTGGTGGTGCGGTCCTGAGCCTGGATGGCAGTGGCGTCAGCCTTCACCGGCGGGGCTACCGCGCTGCCATGGGAGCCGCACCGTTGAAGGAGAACCTGGCTGCTGGGCTGATTCAACTCACGGGCTGGGATGGTCGGATGCCGCTGGTGGACCCTTTCTGTGGCAGCGGAATTCTGTTGATCGAAGCCGTCACGATGGCCCTGCAACAGGCTCCAGGTCTCGGTCGACAGTTCGGATTGGAAGGCTGGGCCGACTTTGATCGTGAGCTTTGGGAGCGCGAACACGCCAGGGCTCGCCAACGCCGTCGCTCCGACCTTGATCTGGCCCCCGTCGTGGGATATGAGCAGGATCCATTGATCGCAGATCAGGCCCGCGACAACATCCGAGCCGCCGGTCTTGACGGACTGATCTCCATTCATTCCGGCAGCTTTGAGCAGCAGACACTCCCTCCAGGGCCAGGGCTGCTGGTGTGCAATCCGCCCTACGGCCACCGCGTCGGTAGCGAAGACGATCTCGAACAGCTCTACCGATTGCTTGGATCCTTCGTGCGCGAGCAAGCATCAGGCTGGCAGCTGTGGTTGCTCAGCGGCAACGCTTCCCTCACTGGTGCCTTACGGCTTAAGGCCAGCCGTCGCATCCCCGTGAGCAATGGCGGTATCGATTGCCGCTGGCTGAACTACGGGATCCGTTGA
- a CDS encoding thermonuclease family protein, whose protein sequence is MKAATALLLAACLTTNVNAATVVSVGDGDTIRVSEGNKKITVRLACIDAPERSQQPWGARSTELLKQLTPIGSQVTLRVQTTDRHGRVVAELINYQGNVNKLMVGAGQAFAYRKYLRKCDAQKYLGIEDEAKRRGIGIWSVGRSGITRPWDYRKGGGSSITNSSSSRKYRCKDIGSWSRAQQLLTKGHRYLDGDGDGEACESLR, encoded by the coding sequence ATGAAAGCAGCCACCGCACTGCTGCTGGCAGCTTGCCTTACGACAAACGTGAACGCTGCAACTGTGGTTTCTGTCGGGGACGGCGACACTATACGAGTGTCTGAAGGCAACAAAAAAATTACGGTTCGCCTTGCTTGCATTGATGCGCCGGAGAGATCCCAACAACCCTGGGGAGCGAGATCAACGGAACTACTGAAGCAGCTGACTCCCATCGGCTCTCAAGTCACTCTGAGAGTTCAGACAACAGACCGGCACGGGCGGGTCGTGGCTGAATTAATCAACTACCAAGGAAATGTGAACAAACTGATGGTGGGGGCTGGGCAAGCATTTGCTTACAGGAAGTATCTCCGTAAATGCGATGCTCAGAAATACTTGGGGATTGAGGATGAAGCGAAGCGTCGGGGTATTGGCATTTGGTCTGTCGGACGATCGGGAATCACACGTCCTTGGGACTACCGCAAGGGAGGAGGGAGCAGTATAACCAACTCCAGCAGCAGTAGGAAATACCGCTGCAAGGACATTGGCTCCTGGAGTCGCGCTCAACAACTCTTGACTAAAGGACACCGATACCTCGATGGTGACGGTGATGGAGAAGCTTGCGAATCACTCAGATGA
- a CDS encoding DNA repair protein has translation MHCSAGDLTLPPGTVLVGELGLGGQLRPVGQLELRLQEAARLGFRRAVVPRGSGLGALAAGLILPSWRPIGSPRPFVLALGEDLTDQK, from the coding sequence ATGCATTGCTCTGCGGGCGATCTCACCCTGCCGCCGGGAACTGTGCTTGTCGGCGAGCTGGGTCTGGGCGGACAGCTCAGACCTGTCGGTCAGCTGGAGTTACGCCTGCAGGAGGCGGCGCGGCTCGGATTCCGGCGGGCAGTGGTGCCCCGCGGCAGCGGTCTGGGTGCCTTGGCCGCCGGCTTGATCTTGCCCTCTTGGAGGCCGATAGGGTCACCGAGGCCTTTTGTGCTGGCCCTCGGCGAGGACTTGACGGATCAGAAGTAG
- a CDS encoding GIY-YIG nuclease family protein codes for MSGQYPPGSEGWRDALDYPPETRADVSENRRRYLKEAKKFRKESDAWEEGRIVGVFESQLSDGGSTSKQSKEPTPEDVRLAKERAEFKEMMQAKREAKQVARAADEKAEFREFMREWIATKWDGETPDHLKKALPTGDPKDLGMLISEWHSYGGRKNNHASDATLTRYLYFPPADQSPVVDTPPAGFVYFVRNEDLFKIGITENMLRRLKQLAPDELLNVVRCSNFQEVERELHRRFKDVRLPQTEYFRLSDQQVQEVHQLMVKLAEFQS; via the coding sequence ATGTCTGGTCAGTACCCACCAGGAAGCGAAGGATGGCGTGACGCTCTGGACTACCCGCCAGAAACCAGGGCAGATGTATCGGAAAATCGCCGCCGGTATCTCAAGGAGGCAAAAAAATTTCGAAAGGAAAGCGATGCTTGGGAGGAAGGAAGGATCGTTGGAGTTTTCGAAAGTCAGCTCTCTGATGGTGGTTCAACCTCTAAACAGTCCAAGGAGCCGACTCCTGAAGATGTTCGCTTGGCAAAAGAGCGAGCTGAGTTCAAGGAAATGATGCAGGCCAAGCGTGAGGCCAAGCAGGTAGCTCGCGCGGCGGATGAAAAAGCGGAGTTTCGCGAGTTCATGCGCGAATGGATAGCGACCAAGTGGGATGGTGAAACTCCTGATCACCTCAAAAAAGCACTGCCCACAGGGGATCCAAAGGATCTCGGGATGCTCATCAGCGAATGGCACTCTTACGGCGGCAGGAAGAACAACCACGCCAGTGATGCCACTTTGACTCGGTATCTTTACTTCCCTCCCGCTGACCAGAGCCCAGTAGTAGACACGCCTCCAGCGGGGTTCGTTTACTTCGTCAGGAACGAGGATCTCTTCAAAATCGGGATTACAGAAAACATGCTGCGGAGGCTGAAGCAACTTGCGCCGGATGAGCTTCTAAATGTCGTTCGCTGCTCCAACTTCCAGGAGGTCGAACGGGAGCTGCATCGACGTTTCAAGGATGTTCGCTTGCCTCAAACGGAGTACTTCCGGCTGAGTGATCAGCAGGTGCAGGAGGTCCACCAACTCATGGTGAAGTTGGCGGAGTTCCAGTCGTAA
- a CDS encoding VapE domain-containing protein — MKPVSNWRQKLLPQLTGLPLIPCGAGEKFKAPIDPSTGFGAKGWQHMSFTPDEIAAMGPKVLCVGTRLGPDAGGIVCFDIDGLSAISELIRMGIEHQPVTWMVGRNTDSNRYKLFFRVPKERWEHLPGKCEVKADGNEKVEIFWSTGQCIVAGEHRQSGGEYVWTQRNPERIAPIPDDWWALWQKAMAKTENRRSHKQVGDWHDAIPCPICGRTEPDCRQSADGKVILCHYGKRWSPPVMAKGETVVKGGVTWAYCGDRETAVGNAAVFRIHVEQQDLRQKKVQAGDALKLMAEQLGDVPRLNLRSRGIHINGAEATATQTENLYLRLSMPPSPNRWSQKIARDAFIELAHEHQFDPVDVYLSNLSADPLPDEDWNHLGRFLFNVDDPIADAFMPRYLTSAVARVKVPGCQQRQTPCILGGQGIGKTEAGRSLFGHEFYGDGLSSALDIDDVTRLQFVWGMELGELNGITRRTQQEKLKAFLSRRVDLVRRKYAPGTEPIHRRSVFFATTNKSPLTDNTGSTRFVMIPVGDEKLPVQRIAEARDAIWTKALREFQNGLQTWSTDEEMDRILTRNSDYDLVDPWSDLIGDWLKRQGTAAYVQRQQIYDFLEIGPERQNNFNAQRIRELMTHHGWLYDQRRIGTGKWVRAFWNPSRPD; from the coding sequence ATGAAACCAGTCAGCAACTGGAGGCAGAAGCTGCTCCCGCAGCTCACTGGCCTCCCTCTCATCCCCTGTGGTGCAGGGGAAAAGTTCAAGGCGCCCATTGATCCCTCCACTGGCTTCGGTGCGAAGGGCTGGCAACACATGTCGTTCACTCCCGATGAGATCGCGGCAATGGGACCAAAGGTCCTGTGTGTCGGCACACGCCTAGGCCCTGACGCAGGCGGCATCGTCTGCTTCGACATCGATGGGCTCAGTGCCATCAGCGAGCTGATCAGGATGGGGATCGAGCACCAGCCGGTCACCTGGATGGTTGGTCGGAATACCGATTCCAACCGCTACAAGCTCTTCTTCAGAGTGCCAAAGGAACGGTGGGAACACCTTCCAGGCAAATGCGAGGTGAAGGCCGACGGGAACGAGAAGGTCGAGATCTTCTGGTCCACAGGCCAGTGCATCGTTGCCGGCGAGCACCGCCAATCTGGCGGCGAATACGTCTGGACCCAGCGCAATCCGGAGCGGATCGCCCCCATCCCCGATGACTGGTGGGCGTTATGGCAAAAGGCCATGGCCAAGACGGAAAACAGGCGATCCCATAAACAGGTCGGGGATTGGCATGACGCCATCCCTTGCCCGATCTGTGGGCGCACAGAACCTGATTGCCGCCAATCCGCCGACGGGAAGGTGATCCTCTGCCACTACGGCAAGCGTTGGTCGCCACCGGTGATGGCCAAGGGCGAGACGGTCGTTAAGGGAGGGGTCACCTGGGCCTACTGCGGTGATCGCGAGACAGCCGTTGGCAACGCCGCGGTGTTCCGGATCCATGTGGAGCAACAGGATTTACGTCAAAAGAAAGTCCAGGCAGGCGACGCCCTCAAATTGATGGCTGAGCAGCTGGGCGATGTACCCCGACTGAACCTGCGAAGCCGCGGCATCCACATCAACGGTGCAGAGGCCACGGCGACCCAGACGGAGAACCTCTACCTCCGCCTGTCGATGCCACCGAGCCCCAACCGGTGGAGCCAGAAGATCGCTCGCGATGCGTTTATTGAGCTGGCTCACGAGCATCAGTTCGATCCCGTGGATGTCTACCTGTCCAACCTCTCGGCGGACCCCCTGCCTGATGAGGACTGGAATCATCTGGGTCGCTTCCTGTTCAACGTCGACGACCCCATCGCCGACGCATTCATGCCTCGGTATCTGACCAGCGCCGTGGCCAGGGTCAAAGTCCCCGGCTGCCAGCAACGTCAGACCCCGTGCATTCTTGGCGGCCAGGGGATCGGGAAGACGGAGGCAGGCAGGAGCCTGTTCGGCCACGAGTTCTACGGCGACGGACTTTCCTCCGCGCTGGACATCGACGACGTGACCCGACTCCAGTTCGTGTGGGGCATGGAGCTGGGCGAGCTGAACGGCATCACCCGCCGGACTCAACAGGAAAAGCTCAAAGCCTTCCTGAGTAGGCGGGTGGACTTAGTGCGCCGTAAGTACGCCCCAGGCACTGAACCGATCCACCGGCGGTCCGTGTTCTTCGCGACGACGAACAAGTCGCCGCTGACGGACAACACCGGCTCCACCAGGTTCGTGATGATCCCCGTCGGTGACGAAAAGCTGCCCGTTCAGCGGATCGCCGAAGCCAGAGACGCCATCTGGACCAAGGCACTGCGGGAGTTCCAGAACGGTCTCCAGACGTGGAGCACCGATGAGGAGATGGATCGCATCCTCACCAGGAACAGCGACTACGACCTCGTGGACCCGTGGTCGGATCTGATCGGCGACTGGCTTAAACGCCAGGGCACTGCGGCTTACGTCCAGCGCCAGCAGATCTACGACTTCCTGGAGATCGGTCCGGAACGCCAGAACAACTTCAACGCCCAACGCATCCGGGAGTTGATGACCCATCACGGGTGGCTCTATGACCAACGCCGCATCGGCACCGGCAAGTGGGTTAGGGCCTTCTGGAACCCGAGTCGCCCGGACTAA
- a CDS encoding metallothionein produces the protein MSTAIKCACPKCTCMVAEESAIVLQGKFFCSTSCSTGHANNEPCHGEGSCGCKCGE, from the coding sequence ATGTCTACAGCAATCAAATGTGCATGCCCTAAGTGCACCTGTATGGTCGCAGAAGAGAGCGCAATTGTTCTTCAAGGTAAGTTCTTTTGCTCGACGTCCTGTTCAACAGGGCATGCCAATAATGAGCCCTGTCATGGCGAAGGCTCTTGTGGATGTAAGTGCGGAGAGTAA
- a CDS encoding site-specific integrase: MAPDDSRPRWEQRLVETTEPWNGWSISRVRDRIVLRVRKRGRPAETAYLPRPNTWDEVHHRNAIRWIEAVYKAWDNGEKTLKAAVADAHDTSDLQGEEKAKTWAQIADAMEASRVQQSQKCSAHTFRKNWRPFIDYAVRLINTGKAHDGYGLLKEALKNWEGAPTMKVECGRYLGLFMQFAVSRHKAPASWLITEFDKDELIPKAPKPRLKAVLDDLEMLRLIELADSVNVRWGNVFRLLTQFGLRPIELQHLSSRVNPVTGKPAIWCNYRKTGGEEETDPRFLEAMYIRDGNDQPVVWPLEQAMADGTLQLPTGRDGDVRKLSGSAVNCYIHRKSRSTGKPSGAVQIYWAELVEHYDKQDPSEWLRPYSFRDTYSIRCHREGVPVASICDAMGHSEAVHSHSYRTMTLGMRTRDFAAKTGTIPLP; the protein is encoded by the coding sequence TTGGCTCCGGATGACTCGCGCCCCCGGTGGGAACAGCGCCTGGTCGAGACAACTGAGCCTTGGAACGGCTGGAGCATCTCCCGCGTCCGCGACCGGATCGTGCTGCGCGTCAGGAAGCGTGGCCGCCCCGCAGAGACCGCCTACTTGCCGCGGCCCAACACCTGGGATGAGGTGCACCACCGCAACGCCATCCGGTGGATTGAGGCGGTCTACAAGGCGTGGGACAACGGCGAGAAAACGCTGAAGGCAGCAGTCGCCGACGCTCACGACACAAGCGATCTCCAAGGAGAGGAGAAGGCCAAAACATGGGCACAAATCGCAGACGCAATGGAGGCGTCCCGGGTGCAGCAGTCGCAGAAGTGCAGCGCCCACACCTTCCGGAAGAACTGGCGGCCATTCATCGACTACGCCGTGAGGCTCATCAACACCGGCAAGGCCCACGACGGCTATGGCCTGTTGAAGGAGGCTCTGAAGAACTGGGAAGGGGCTCCCACGATGAAGGTGGAGTGCGGCCGCTACCTCGGCCTGTTTATGCAGTTCGCGGTGTCCCGGCACAAGGCCCCAGCGAGCTGGCTGATCACCGAGTTCGACAAGGACGAGCTGATCCCCAAGGCACCGAAGCCGAGGCTTAAAGCGGTGCTGGACGACCTAGAGATGCTGCGCCTGATTGAGCTGGCCGACTCGGTAAACGTCAGGTGGGGCAACGTGTTCCGACTATTGACGCAATTTGGTTTAAGACCCATCGAGCTTCAGCATCTGAGCAGCCGAGTCAACCCGGTGACCGGCAAGCCAGCCATCTGGTGCAATTACAGGAAGACCGGCGGTGAAGAGGAAACCGATCCCCGCTTCCTGGAAGCGATGTACATCCGCGACGGCAACGATCAGCCGGTGGTGTGGCCCCTGGAGCAGGCGATGGCCGACGGAACCTTGCAGCTGCCCACCGGCAGGGATGGTGATGTCCGCAAGCTCTCTGGGAGCGCGGTGAACTGCTACATCCACCGGAAGTCACGATCGACAGGCAAGCCCAGCGGTGCGGTTCAGATCTATTGGGCAGAGCTGGTGGAGCACTACGACAAACAGGATCCGAGCGAGTGGTTGCGGCCCTACAGCTTTCGGGACACCTACTCGATCCGCTGCCACCGAGAGGGAGTGCCGGTGGCGTCGATCTGCGACGCGATGGGCCACAGCGAAGCGGTGCACTCGCACAGCTATCGGACCATGACCCTGGGGATGAGGACCCGCGACTTCGCCGCCAAGACCGGCACGATCCCGCTGCCCTGA
- a CDS encoding SGNH/GDSL hydrolase family protein, whose amino-acid sequence MAILAWEDISGDKFIHTFDLHRKIPNAKNPEPDCPVEIEASESNKNAAGYISFIGDSLLDMVDPSALESNLYGSPRSYGGDTASNCSIQMQLMGKGYDIGENAAKGSAVIGQAAVDWALSSEGLSLANISDLYDTLKNSLSDDKFDTLMISGGIGNVLNIPDGENPVDWSNQAADQMESLINSILADNLWSKIVIVGYAISATHPRNFIQILHNKFSYLAENNSKVEFINTDYLYDQRAGGDAVLRESLFGGDGNHGGVEGHRLVVESFDTLQGLQLKPAPEPEEYDSIIESVLGKGKLKGTTGADAFTFDSFEAFTKKSADKIIGFNASQGDTIAVGPNAFPSLQGVSDISFASTRSKKEFKQMSKEDYDFVYFEKKGRLYFDGNGAEKNWGNSSEGGLVAILKGKPELTAEDITLLA is encoded by the coding sequence ATGGCAATTTTAGCATGGGAAGACATTTCAGGGGACAAATTTATTCATACATTCGATTTACATCGAAAAATTCCTAATGCAAAAAATCCTGAACCTGATTGCCCGGTTGAAATAGAAGCGTCGGAGTCTAATAAAAATGCGGCTGGTTATATATCATTTATCGGCGATAGTTTGTTGGATATGGTAGATCCCTCGGCTTTGGAGTCCAATTTGTACGGTTCACCTAGATCGTACGGTGGTGACACTGCCAGTAATTGTTCAATCCAAATGCAATTAATGGGTAAAGGTTATGACATTGGCGAAAATGCAGCCAAGGGCAGTGCTGTGATTGGCCAAGCCGCGGTGGACTGGGCGTTGAGTTCGGAGGGACTATCACTAGCAAATATTAGCGACCTATATGATACATTAAAAAATAGCTTATCAGATGATAAATTTGACACACTAATGATTTCAGGTGGTATAGGAAATGTACTTAATATCCCGGATGGCGAGAATCCGGTCGACTGGTCGAATCAGGCTGCGGATCAGATGGAGAGCCTCATAAATTCAATATTAGCGGATAACCTTTGGAGTAAAATCGTAATAGTAGGATATGCAATAAGTGCAACACATCCACGCAATTTTATACAAATACTCCACAATAAATTTAGTTACTTAGCTGAAAATAATAGTAAAGTAGAATTTATTAATACCGATTATCTTTATGACCAACGTGCTGGTGGCGATGCAGTTTTGCGTGAATCATTATTCGGTGGTGATGGAAATCACGGTGGTGTTGAAGGACACAGGCTTGTAGTAGAGAGCTTTGATACTTTGCAGGGGCTGCAACTAAAACCCGCACCAGAGCCAGAGGAATACGACAGCATCATTGAATCGGTTCTTGGCAAGGGCAAATTAAAAGGAACGACGGGTGCAGATGCCTTCACTTTTGATTCCTTTGAAGCATTCACAAAGAAATCTGCTGATAAGATCATTGGATTTAATGCGTCGCAAGGAGACACAATTGCTGTCGGTCCCAATGCGTTCCCTTCCTTGCAAGGTGTCTCCGATATCAGCTTTGCATCGACTAGGAGCAAGAAGGAATTCAAGCAAATGTCCAAGGAGGATTACGACTTTGTATATTTTGAGAAGAAAGGTCGCCTCTACTTCGATGGAAATGGCGCAGAGAAGAACTGGGGCAACAGTAGTGAGGGAGGTCTTGTGGCAATCCTGAAAGGAAAGCCTGAGCTAACTGCTGAAGACATAACACTGTTGGCTTGA
- a CDS encoding AAA family ATPase → MAEQQHPNLSAELKNGTGPAAVGFGPAADIKRIKSKAKEIVIDDSIGSRDRMIHIKDAARDYEAEFSNQELKQYLWDARRELAGAATPVPRGGKLKLSKARWLWTGVVMAATTTLVIALPKVGKSRLMTMVLGRIRRGDHSFLGHALPASEPLILIVGPDQTEDDWQECLVRAGLSDPEGNLVDAVVGVFHKGCPLHLDEGGIDQIVEFCRDFSSLIILLDSYAAATAALGLEEKSNSYADPLIDLQEAIAPYDASLIVIHHSNRHSAKGRASSASRGTTALPAAVSQTVSLAWVSDPGDNPLAPADYRVKLTTEGRAGRPLDLLIEQVDEGFNWISHGSAAEVARQQAMEEILDKLTERQSDALRDMTHHWVTTQLGVDRPHLGAALDLDRKRSKEVMDALLQKKLIQFDRERPARGGGRGQPTRLFRPVDAVLPFFPATDVSDISDPVSPPASEPPSERSEKSDATEERECPECGTTFPANKRGRPKIFCSRECKNKAGRRSSEPTDPDQGS, encoded by the coding sequence ATGGCAGAACAACAGCATCCAAACCTCAGCGCAGAGCTGAAGAACGGCACCGGTCCTGCCGCTGTCGGCTTCGGCCCGGCCGCTGACATCAAACGAATCAAGTCGAAGGCCAAGGAAATCGTCATCGACGACTCCATCGGATCGAGGGATCGGATGATTCACATAAAGGATGCCGCCCGTGATTACGAAGCTGAGTTCTCCAACCAAGAGCTGAAGCAGTACCTGTGGGATGCCCGCCGGGAGCTGGCTGGTGCGGCAACGCCGGTGCCACGCGGCGGGAAGCTCAAGCTCTCCAAGGCCCGATGGTTATGGACAGGTGTGGTGATGGCAGCGACCACCACACTCGTGATCGCTTTGCCGAAGGTAGGAAAGTCGCGGCTGATGACGATGGTGCTCGGCCGGATCCGGCGCGGGGACCATTCATTCCTGGGTCACGCGCTACCGGCATCGGAGCCGCTGATCTTGATCGTCGGCCCGGATCAAACCGAAGACGACTGGCAAGAGTGTTTGGTCCGCGCAGGGCTGAGTGATCCCGAGGGGAACCTCGTCGACGCCGTCGTTGGCGTATTTCACAAGGGCTGTCCCCTGCACCTGGACGAAGGTGGCATCGATCAGATCGTGGAGTTCTGCAGGGACTTCTCCAGCCTGATCATCCTTTTGGATTCTTACGCCGCGGCCACCGCTGCGCTGGGCCTGGAGGAGAAGTCGAACAGCTATGCCGACCCACTGATAGATCTGCAGGAAGCGATCGCTCCGTACGACGCAAGCCTGATCGTCATTCACCACAGCAACCGTCACTCGGCAAAGGGCCGGGCCTCCAGCGCCTCTCGTGGAACCACTGCTCTCCCGGCAGCAGTGAGTCAGACCGTGAGCCTGGCGTGGGTCTCTGACCCAGGGGACAACCCGTTGGCCCCGGCGGACTATCGGGTCAAGCTCACAACTGAAGGCCGTGCTGGCAGGCCATTGGATCTGCTGATCGAGCAAGTCGATGAAGGCTTCAACTGGATCAGCCATGGCTCCGCTGCAGAGGTTGCCCGGCAGCAGGCGATGGAGGAAATCCTCGACAAACTCACCGAGCGGCAAAGTGATGCCCTCAGAGACATGACCCATCACTGGGTCACCACCCAGCTGGGTGTGGATCGGCCGCACCTGGGCGCTGCGCTTGACCTGGATCGAAAGCGGTCAAAGGAAGTGATGGATGCGCTTCTACAGAAGAAGTTGATCCAGTTCGACCGGGAACGCCCGGCACGAGGTGGTGGCAGGGGTCAGCCGACCAGATTGTTCAGACCGGTCGACGCAGTGCTGCCCTTCTTCCCAGCTACGGATGTATCGGACATATCGGACCCTGTTTCGCCGCCGGCCTCAGAGCCACCGTCCGAAAGGTCCGAAAAGTCCGATGCCACAGAAGAACGGGAGTGTCCTGAGTGCGGGACGACTTTCCCGGCCAACAAGCGTGGGCGGCCAAAGATTTTCTGCAGCCGGGAATGCAAGAACAAGGCTGGGCGTCGGTCATCCGAACCGACAGATCCAGATCAAGGTTCTTAG